TTAAAAGGCTAGGACATCAATTGAGGTGTTCTAGCCTTTGATATAATGGAAATTCTGGATATAGCGTGTTGTGGGTTGAGGTGTAGAGCCGAGATATCGTGCGATTCGGTGTCAATCGCACGAAGAGTTAGGGGGTATGGTCGAGATATCGTGCGATTAGGTGTGAAACGCACGAAGAGTTAGGGGGTATGGTCGAGATATCGTGCGATTAGGTGTCAAACGCACGAAGAGTTGTGGGTATGAGGTGAGATATCGTGCGATTCAGGATCAAACGCACGAAGAGTTAGGGGGAAGTGCCTAGATATCGTGCGAATAGGTGTCAAACGCACGAAGAGTTAGGGGTAAGTGCTGAGATATCGTGCGATTAGGTGTCAAACGCACGAAGAGTTAGGGGTATGTACTGAGATATCGTGCGATTCAGAGTCAATCGCACGATATCTTTTATTTAACACCTATTTGTAAAATAGAACCGAAATGTTGTTGGGCAGTTGTAAATAAAGTAAATGTGATTAACTCTATTAATTCTTCATCGGTTAGTGTTTCTTTTAAAGTTTCTATAATATAACTCGGAATGTTTTCTTTCATTTTTAAGTATACTTCTACAAAACCTATACATACAGATGACTTTTCATCAGTAAATTGATGCGTTGGTTTACCTTTAGCTTTACAATATTGACAACCATTCTTTTGTGCAAGGATTCTTCTCAGTTCTTCTTTTAAAGACATAGACAAATATCCTTCATTTTCTAATACATTAGATAATTCATTCCAAGAATTATAGATTTTTCGATTATGACCTAATATTTTCTGAAAAGGTGTATTCCCTAAAGTACTGTTATTTAATAAAACCAAATATATCACTCCTTTATTTATCTAAGATTAATTATAGGTATGTTATATTTATTGATGAATATTGAAAAGAAGTAATAAATGAAAAATAACTTTAGAAATAGAGGGTAATTTAATGAATGACTTTATAAATGAAAAAATACTAAAAATTTTAGGTGAAAATAGTAGAATAACTATTAATGAGTTAAGTAAACAGATAAATCTTTCTGCACCAGCAACACGAGAGCGTGTGAATAAATTGGAAGATCAAAATATAATAAGCGCTTATACTATAGATATAAACTACAAAGAATTGGGCTATCAAATTGAAGCACTAATAGAAATAGTTATAAAAAATAATTTGTATAGTGATTTTAAAAATTACATAAATAAAATAGATAATGTAGATTTCTGCTATAGAATATCAGGAGATGCTTGTTTTATTTGTAAAGTAAGATTCAAGTCAATGGAAGAAGTAGAGCAATTTATAGATGGAATTCAACCATATGGTCATACTAAAACGAACTTCATACTCTCTTGATTTATCGAAAAATTTTATTAAAAAGTATGAACTATGAGAATTATCATAGTTCATTTGATTTTTTTGTATTAATATAAATAACATCAAAAGAAATAAGTGAGGAAATGCTATGTATAAATATATTTTGTTAGATTTAGATAATACGTTGCTAGATTTCAACGATGGTGAGAAAGAAGCGATTAAAGCAGTATTTCAGTCTGAAGGTGTAGAATTTAATGATGCGAATTTTAAAAAGTATAAAACAATCAATAAACAACTGTGGAGTGAACTTGAACAAGGGTTGATTTCGAAAGAAGCGGTTTTAGTTGGTCGTTTTAAACAGATTTTTGATTCATTAAATTTAGAGGTAGATCCATACGCTAAGGAAGATATTTT
The Mammaliicoccus sp. Dog046 genome window above contains:
- a CDS encoding carboxymuconolactone decarboxylase family protein translates to MVLLNNSTLGNTPFQKILGHNRKIYNSWNELSNVLENEGYLSMSLKEELRRILAQKNGCQYCKAKGKPTHQFTDEKSSVCIGFVEVYLKMKENIPSYIIETLKETLTDEELIELITFTLFTTAQQHFGSILQIGVK
- a CDS encoding Lrp/AsnC family transcriptional regulator; amino-acid sequence: MNDFINEKILKILGENSRITINELSKQINLSAPATRERVNKLEDQNIISAYTIDINYKELGYQIEALIEIVIKNNLYSDFKNYINKIDNVDFCYRISGDACFICKVRFKSMEEVEQFIDGIQPYGHTKTNFILS